From Thermogladius calderae 1633, a single genomic window includes:
- a CDS encoding M48 family metalloprotease: MIVSGCDRDVLPCGIACSIGLGGYGIIFVDKAILASREIPEEFKDFMLAHEAAHITRNHVLSRLITHLLANYRSKL, translated from the coding sequence ATAATAGTTTCAGGCTGCGACAGAGACGTTCTTCCCTGTGGCATTGCATGTTCAATAGGACTTGGGGGATATGGCATAATCTTCGTAGATAAGGCAATTTTGGCTAGTCGAGAAATCCCCGAGGAATTCAAAGACTTTATGCTAGCTCATGAAGCAGCTCACATTACACGCAATCATGTTCTTTCAAGGCTAATTACACATCTACTTGCAAATTATCGATCGAAGCTCTAA
- a CDS encoding dihydroorotate dehydrogenase has product MGVKLSVRIAGLTLKNPVMNASGTYDPVAYEPFVDPGQLGAVVLKSVTLEPREGNPPPRIHEVPCGLLNSIGIPSVGAKAFVEEKVPALKKYRDAVFIASVAGFTPSEYATVIEVLETAGDLIRAYEVNLSCPNLEKGGRSCALSDDCIREATRLAASKTNKPVIVKLAPDVTDIAAMGKAAVESGADALTVGNTYRAMAVDLRTRRPVFANVVAGYSGPAIKPLTLRAVYETVRAVDVPVIASGGVMTAEDALEYLLVGAKAVQVGTTNFVDPRAMLEVVRGIEKFLDENGIDDVNKFINSLVTQ; this is encoded by the coding sequence GTGGGCGTTAAGCTGAGTGTCAGGATAGCCGGTTTGACGCTCAAGAACCCGGTCATGAACGCCTCGGGCACCTACGACCCGGTGGCCTACGAGCCCTTCGTCGACCCGGGTCAGCTGGGAGCGGTGGTGTTGAAGAGCGTCACTCTAGAGCCGCGAGAGGGCAACCCGCCCCCCAGGATACACGAGGTCCCCTGCGGGCTCCTCAACTCGATAGGGATACCGAGCGTAGGAGCTAAAGCGTTCGTCGAGGAGAAGGTCCCGGCTCTGAAGAAGTACAGAGACGCCGTCTTCATCGCGAGCGTAGCGGGCTTCACGCCGAGCGAGTACGCTACGGTCATAGAGGTCCTCGAAACCGCTGGCGACTTGATAAGGGCGTACGAGGTCAACCTCTCGTGCCCCAACCTCGAGAAGGGGGGTAGGAGCTGCGCGCTCAGCGATGACTGTATAAGGGAGGCTACGCGCCTCGCGGCTTCTAAGACCAACAAGCCGGTCATAGTCAAACTAGCGCCCGACGTGACGGACATCGCGGCCATGGGTAAAGCCGCTGTTGAGAGCGGCGCCGACGCCCTGACGGTAGGCAACACCTACCGAGCTATGGCCGTGGACCTGAGGACGAGGAGGCCTGTCTTCGCCAACGTCGTGGCGGGCTACTCGGGCCCCGCGATCAAGCCCCTGACCCTGAGGGCCGTTTACGAGACGGTTAGGGCTGTAGACGTACCAGTTATAGCGAGCGGCGGGGTGATGACCGCTGAGGACGCCCTCGAGTACCTGCTCGTGGGTGCCAAGGCTGTACAGGTCGGTACCACTAACTTCGTAGACCCGAGGGCGATGCTAGAGGTCGTTAGAGGTATCGAAAAGTTCCTAGATGAGAACGGTATCGACGACGTGAACAAGTTCATTAACAGCCTTGTCACACAGTAA
- a CDS encoding FAD-binding oxidoreductase, with product MRVAECLVVSNTGVARGYKHLVLGGCSLGRVNPGQFVMVKVDGHEVLLRRPFTVYDYDEERGVLEILYKVTGRGTRAMAELRESDVVSVLGPLGRGFPLDCPGKALLLARGVGLASLTYLGRKLREAGCSVVTVGSFRGRGEDLATGNKLVEGFSSRVYVLYDEDGTSSLDNVGRILFEENPSTVYTCGSKGLIRLLKQTPFKAYASVEERMGCGLGACLSCVVRTVHGYKLACRDGPVFDVRELEV from the coding sequence GTGAGAGTAGCCGAGTGCCTTGTGGTGTCGAACACTGGCGTGGCGAGGGGGTATAAGCACCTCGTGCTGGGCGGTTGCAGTCTAGGCCGGGTGAACCCCGGCCAGTTCGTCATGGTGAAGGTCGACGGCCACGAGGTGTTGCTGAGGAGACCCTTCACGGTCTACGACTACGACGAGGAGAGGGGGGTCCTGGAGATCCTCTACAAGGTGACCGGTAGGGGGACTAGAGCGATGGCCGAGCTACGGGAGAGCGACGTTGTCAGCGTACTCGGCCCGCTTGGGAGGGGGTTCCCCCTTGACTGCCCCGGTAAAGCGCTGCTCCTCGCGAGGGGTGTAGGGCTCGCGTCGCTCACGTACCTCGGTAGAAAGCTGAGAGAAGCGGGGTGCAGCGTGGTCACCGTGGGCAGTTTCAGAGGGCGTGGAGAGGACCTCGCCACTGGGAACAAGCTCGTCGAGGGATTCTCGTCCAGGGTCTACGTGCTGTACGACGAGGACGGCACCAGTAGCCTGGACAACGTCGGGAGGATCCTGTTCGAGGAGAACCCCTCGACAGTCTACACGTGCGGGTCGAAGGGGTTGATCAGGCTACTGAAGCAAACCCCCTTTAAAGCGTACGCCTCCGTAGAGGAGAGGATGGGCTGCGGGCTGGGTGCGTGCCTATCCTGCGTGGTGAGGACGGTCCACGGCTACAAGCTTGCGTGCAGAGACGGCCCTGTGTTCGACGTGAGGGAGTTGGAGGTGTAG
- a CDS encoding ECF transporter S component — MLLELVSLLIVVLTALALYFAAKKTRYTAIDYTVLGLVGVVFGVVFVPWWTAYYVVKAVGGPVVARLLTYGLWFMAAPMAAVLIRKPLSAFLGETIAALIESLIPTAGGLTNLVYGFAQGLASEVAYAAGAYRSYGLVASSLAGGLAAFPAVALDAVLFGDIYPWHYMVWIVLGAFVSGLMYGAIAYLVGRVVRP; from the coding sequence ATGTTACTGGAGTTGGTCTCCCTGCTAATAGTCGTGCTCACGGCGTTGGCGCTGTACTTCGCGGCTAAGAAGACGAGGTACACGGCGATCGACTACACAGTGCTGGGGCTCGTCGGCGTTGTTTTCGGCGTGGTGTTCGTACCGTGGTGGACAGCCTACTACGTGGTCAAAGCTGTGGGCGGGCCCGTGGTGGCTAGGCTACTGACCTACGGCTTGTGGTTTATGGCGGCCCCGATGGCGGCCGTCCTCATAAGGAAGCCCCTGTCCGCCTTCCTCGGGGAGACGATAGCCGCTCTCATCGAGAGCCTCATACCGACAGCGGGCGGCTTGACAAACCTGGTCTACGGCTTTGCTCAGGGGCTAGCCAGCGAAGTGGCCTACGCCGCCGGGGCCTACAGGAGCTACGGGCTCGTGGCCTCGTCACTGGCCGGAGGCCTAGCGGCCTTCCCCGCCGTGGCCCTCGACGCAGTGCTGTTCGGGGACATCTACCCGTGGCACTACATGGTGTGGATAGTACTGGGGGCCTTCGTTAGCGGCCTGATGTACGGGGCTATAGCCTACCTCGTTGGGAGAGTCGTGAGGCCGTAG
- a CDS encoding TIGR00269 family protein, with protein MAKCSLCGRPAVYVNRVNKTAYCRQHFIEYFERKVKKTIRKYRMLGKTEHIVVAVSGGKDSMALLYFLWKMSKKNPGWRVSALIVDEGIRGYREYTIANFLRVNERLGVPYKIASFKEYFGMTLDEIVEEGRRRGLPYLPCAYCGVFRRYLLNKVAREMGGTVLATAHNMDDVVQTFIMNLAKDTLDKLARLAPVTGIASHEKFVRRIKPFIEVTEKETSIYALLNGLIEPEYHKCPYAEFNVRFKIRKMINELEEAQPGTKNSLLNSYLSIVRLLGEKRQVGEVKTCKICGEPSSHDVCRACQFRIGLGILEKGVYELKRGL; from the coding sequence GTGGCCAAGTGTAGCCTTTGCGGCAGGCCAGCGGTGTACGTCAACAGGGTCAACAAGACCGCTTACTGCAGGCAGCACTTCATCGAGTACTTTGAGAGGAAAGTGAAGAAGACGATACGTAAGTACAGGATGCTGGGCAAGACCGAGCACATAGTCGTCGCGGTCAGCGGCGGCAAGGACTCGATGGCCCTACTCTACTTCCTATGGAAGATGTCCAAGAAGAACCCCGGGTGGAGGGTGTCGGCCCTCATCGTAGACGAGGGGATAAGGGGGTACAGGGAGTACACCATAGCGAACTTCCTCAGAGTAAACGAGAGACTGGGCGTCCCCTACAAGATAGCCTCCTTCAAAGAGTACTTCGGGATGACGCTCGACGAGATAGTGGAGGAGGGTAGGAGGAGGGGCCTCCCCTACCTCCCGTGCGCTTACTGCGGGGTTTTCAGGAGGTACCTCTTGAACAAGGTGGCGAGGGAGATGGGCGGTACAGTACTGGCTACGGCGCACAACATGGACGACGTCGTCCAGACCTTCATAATGAACCTAGCGAAGGACACGCTAGACAAACTGGCCAGGCTCGCGCCCGTCACGGGCATCGCGTCGCACGAGAAGTTCGTGAGGAGAATAAAGCCGTTCATAGAGGTGACGGAGAAGGAGACCAGCATATACGCGCTGTTGAACGGGCTGATAGAGCCCGAGTACCACAAGTGCCCGTACGCCGAGTTCAACGTCAGGTTCAAGATAAGGAAGATGATCAACGAGCTCGAGGAGGCCCAGCCCGGCACTAAGAACAGCCTGCTGAACAGCTACCTGAGTATAGTCCGCCTGCTAGGCGAGAAGAGGCAGGTCGGGGAGGTGAAGACCTGTAAGATATGCGGGGAGCCGTCTTCGCACGATGTCTGTAGGGCGTGCCAGTTCAGGATCGGGCTGGGCATACTGGAGAAGGGAGTCTACGAGTTGAAGAGAGGCCTATGA
- a CDS encoding phosphoadenosine phosphosulfate reductase family protein, with protein sequence MSKPMYVIATRASSDKDALEHVVERFYPGWGIQVVSLGGVRSSEALAEGLQGLDGRALYKLYIANKEDAESGVLPSRYSPTTVVHVVGKARVRNMRLEEIRHEVEKARAKLRLRLYFENGSYKFAPTLPIARPVLEEPEVYHDIMAFRVPEFAKSVVGLEPGWYIALRDVGGRHVVFSRGEPAGFFKIRDNLGVEPYNGRKPESVNIVDLAEANREFVLKLVEATLDWVKSLGDYDHVLVPWSGGKDSTMALYLALKLFGRSRVSPVFVDIDVDFPENKLFVEEVSSQLGIDLVVKRLELKPHLLVNGLPEHSNRWCSRLKVSKLEEAYGEVCSGGARCLVLVGDRDVESESRSSKPPFFTKGNLTYAYPLKQWSTLLLQVATVVLGVPLNPLYEQGFYRLGCYICPSLRGWEVELIKNSPRLNWLLGEESFREFLKKREFTSNS encoded by the coding sequence ATGAGCAAGCCTATGTACGTTATTGCCACCAGAGCCTCCAGCGACAAGGACGCGCTAGAGCACGTGGTGGAGAGGTTCTACCCGGGTTGGGGTATACAGGTCGTCTCGCTGGGCGGGGTCAGGTCCAGCGAAGCGCTCGCCGAGGGCCTCCAGGGGCTCGACGGTAGGGCTCTCTACAAGCTCTACATCGCCAACAAGGAGGACGCGGAGTCCGGTGTCCTCCCCTCCCGGTACTCGCCTACGACCGTAGTCCACGTCGTCGGGAAGGCCAGGGTGAGGAACATGAGGCTGGAGGAGATACGCCACGAAGTCGAGAAGGCCCGCGCCAAGCTCCGGCTACGCTTGTACTTCGAAAACGGCTCCTACAAGTTCGCCCCTACCCTACCGATCGCTAGACCGGTCTTGGAGGAGCCGGAGGTGTACCACGACATAATGGCTTTCAGGGTCCCCGAGTTCGCCAAGAGCGTAGTAGGGCTGGAGCCCGGTTGGTACATTGCTCTAAGGGACGTTGGTGGGCGCCACGTAGTATTCAGCAGGGGAGAGCCGGCGGGGTTCTTCAAGATAAGAGACAACCTTGGGGTCGAGCCTTACAATGGGCGTAAGCCCGAGAGCGTGAACATCGTAGACTTGGCTGAGGCCAATAGAGAGTTCGTTCTGAAGCTAGTGGAGGCGACCCTGGACTGGGTGAAGAGCCTCGGCGACTACGACCACGTCCTAGTCCCGTGGAGCGGTGGCAAGGACAGTACTATGGCGCTCTACCTCGCGCTAAAGTTGTTCGGGAGAAGCAGGGTGAGCCCGGTCTTCGTCGACATCGACGTCGACTTCCCGGAGAACAAGCTCTTCGTCGAGGAGGTCTCCAGCCAGCTCGGTATAGACTTGGTCGTGAAGAGGCTCGAGCTCAAGCCTCACCTACTCGTCAACGGGCTACCAGAGCACTCCAACAGGTGGTGTTCGAGGCTCAAGGTCTCCAAGTTAGAGGAGGCCTATGGGGAGGTCTGCTCAGGCGGCGCGAGGTGTCTCGTGTTAGTTGGGGACAGAGACGTCGAGTCGGAGTCCAGGAGCTCCAAGCCCCCGTTCTTCACCAAGGGCAACCTCACTTACGCCTACCCGCTCAAGCAGTGGAGTACTCTTCTCCTACAGGTCGCCACCGTAGTACTGGGAGTACCCTTGAACCCGCTCTACGAGCAGGGGTTCTACAGGCTGGGCTGCTACATCTGCCCCTCGTTGAGGGGTTGGGAGGTGGAGCTGATAAAAAACTCGCCTAGGCTAAACTGGCTTCTAGGAGAGGAGTCTTTCCGGGAGTTCCTGAAGAAAAGGGAGTTCACTTCGAACTCTTGA
- a CDS encoding DUF134 domain-containing protein, translating to MPRHGRRHGARHGRFWPGPGRPLIPRFVEYRYYGVVYVPVEREDASLPQEVVVLYEDEVEAFRLAYLEGLSVRDASAKMGVSEATFWRILNSGRRKLAEAIFYRRPFKIVERPVE from the coding sequence TTGCCTAGACACGGGAGACGCCACGGCGCTCGCCACGGGAGGTTCTGGCCGGGGCCAGGGAGGCCTCTCATCCCCCGGTTCGTCGAGTACAGGTACTACGGTGTCGTGTACGTCCCCGTAGAGCGTGAAGACGCCTCACTCCCCCAGGAGGTCGTGGTCTTATACGAGGACGAGGTAGAGGCCTTCCGCCTCGCATACCTTGAAGGCCTGAGTGTACGCGATGCCTCCGCGAAAATGGGGGTCTCAGAGGCCACATTCTGGAGGATCCTGAACTCGGGGAGGAGGAAGCTCGCGGAGGCCATCTTCTACAGGAGGCCTTTCAAGATAGTCGAGAGACCTGTAGAGTGA
- a CDS encoding acetyl ornithine aminotransferase family protein has protein sequence MSGKSREWIYLHHKYVATTTHDPENLPLVIERGEGVWLYDVDGNKYLDFSSSIGVNNLGYPSHPEVVKALVEQASVLAHAAGTDFYNPYQVRLAMKLAEETPGEFPKKVFFGNSGTEANEAALKIAKTSTGRPLFISFIGGFHGRTHGALALTASKSVQKKRQFPWMPGVFYVPYPNPYRNPWGIDGYEHPDELVNRVIEFIEEYVFDKLAPWDEFAGIFFEPIQGEGGYVVPPKNFFTELSKLARNYGILLIDDEVQMGLGRTGAMWAIEHFGVVPDIITTAKSLSGGLVPIGAAIFRSDLDFKQPGMHSNTFGGNALASVVALKVVEVVKTLLPNVRNLEGLFRDELVKLKEEFEKVGDVRGLGLAWGLELVTDKRSRKPDVDFRNRVVREALRRGLVLLGCGKSSIRLIPPLVISEEEAKEGLRILRETIKSLA, from the coding sequence ATGAGTGGAAAGTCGAGGGAGTGGATCTACCTGCACCACAAGTACGTCGCGACGACGACTCACGACCCGGAGAACCTCCCACTGGTGATCGAGAGAGGAGAGGGCGTGTGGTTATACGACGTCGACGGCAACAAGTACCTAGACTTCTCTAGCAGTATCGGGGTGAACAACCTCGGCTACCCCAGCCACCCCGAGGTGGTAAAGGCCCTTGTAGAACAAGCTAGCGTCCTTGCACACGCGGCCGGCACGGACTTCTACAACCCATACCAGGTCAGGCTAGCCATGAAGCTCGCCGAGGAGACGCCAGGCGAGTTCCCGAAGAAGGTCTTCTTCGGCAACAGCGGGACGGAGGCGAACGAGGCCGCCCTCAAGATCGCCAAGACATCGACTGGGAGGCCTCTCTTCATAAGTTTCATCGGCGGGTTCCACGGGAGGACCCATGGTGCGCTGGCATTAACGGCCAGTAAGAGTGTGCAGAAGAAGAGGCAGTTCCCGTGGATGCCCGGCGTGTTCTACGTGCCGTACCCCAACCCGTACAGGAACCCTTGGGGGATCGACGGGTACGAGCACCCGGACGAGCTGGTCAACAGGGTGATCGAGTTTATCGAGGAGTACGTGTTCGACAAGCTCGCACCATGGGACGAGTTCGCGGGCATCTTCTTCGAGCCGATCCAGGGCGAGGGCGGCTACGTTGTACCCCCCAAGAACTTCTTCACCGAGCTCTCGAAGCTTGCGAGGAACTACGGGATCCTCCTAATAGACGACGAGGTCCAGATGGGGCTGGGGAGGACGGGTGCGATGTGGGCCATCGAGCACTTCGGTGTCGTCCCCGACATCATCACCACAGCGAAGTCCCTAAGCGGCGGCCTCGTACCCATCGGCGCAGCCATATTCAGGTCCGATCTAGACTTCAAGCAGCCCGGGATGCACAGCAACACTTTCGGCGGTAACGCTCTCGCCTCGGTAGTCGCACTTAAAGTCGTAGAGGTAGTCAAGACACTCCTACCGAACGTCAGGAACCTTGAAGGGCTGTTCAGGGACGAGCTGGTTAAGCTGAAGGAGGAATTCGAGAAGGTCGGCGACGTCAGGGGCCTGGGGCTAGCGTGGGGTCTGGAGCTCGTCACCGACAAGAGGAGCAGGAAGCCCGACGTGGACTTCAGGAACAGGGTCGTAAGGGAGGCGCTGAGGAGAGGCCTAGTCCTGCTGGGGTGTGGGAAGAGCTCTATAAGGCTCATACCCCCGCTCGTCATTAGCGAGGAGGAGGCCAAGGAGGGACTGAGAATCCTGCGCGAAACAATTAAATCCCTCGCATAA